The following nucleotide sequence is from Tachyglossus aculeatus isolate mTacAcu1 chromosome 11, mTacAcu1.pri, whole genome shotgun sequence.
GATTAAAGAATACCCTCAGAATAATTTGTTCATCCACTCTAGATAAAGTCTCAACTAActcactctgtcccttctctgggctcttAAGAAAGTAGGAGTGACTACTCTTAGTGCTGTACAACATCCCCGGCCTCTGCTAATTATAGCCAATCGTGAGCCTTGAGCACTAGATCTCAGCAGCCCTAGCAGAGACTAAAAGGAAAGGCTGGTTTAGGCAGATATCCTTTTAATACTTCTGTAACTAATTATTTGGTCTCGAGAATTTGATTACTTCATAAACTTTtggaatttttctttttctgaagtCCCAGTCTGAACAATGTATGCATCCAAATTTATCTCTACGTATACAGTAATGACTCTAAAGGAGTTGAGAATCTACCAAGTTAAGCATCGATCTGTAATTCAAAAATCTCTCATCAGTTTGACTTTAATAGGGTGGAAAGAAACTACAGTTTCAATATACACCTGAGTCTCCTTAGGTATGCAACATTGACTGCATAAGTACAAATGTATAGCATTTGAgataaaagacaaaaaaaaaaatcaatcatttctGCAGGGCAGAGGGAGTATGTGCTAGCTCAAGCTCACAACTTCTGGTTTCCACCCTACGCTCTGGGCACTGAGTAAGGGCTTAGGTAAAGCCTTTATATTTGCTATTTCGTGATCTGTGATCAGGGATGAAGACCCTAAATGCTGCTTTTATAGGGATGGAAGAATTTGCATGAAAATACCCTTTTGGATTAAACTCACTGATGTAAAATGACATGGAGTCCCCAATTATGTTTCTGCCTGTTCCTGGTAGGTGCAGACAACTACTAGCTCTCCATGCAACTACGTAGAGACTCAAGCTGGTGGCAGCCCTCTctttggaagcagaggagaaccaCTTGCACTCACTTTTCAATCTACGTGCAGGATTAAATTATTCAAACTTAACGGTTCAGCAGAACAGGATATGGTGGGCTGAATCTGGAGGGTCAGGATGATCCTGAGCAGGCTGGAAATGCCAGCCAGCAAGCTGTCACAGGCCGGCAACAGTCAGTCCTTCCAAAGAGAGTTAGAAGGGCCCAAGAAGCACATCATTCTGTATTAGTAATCCCCAAAGGTGCCCATGCTTTTTGAACACATGAAATCTAGTTCTGGGTGGGGTACCTGTCTCTAAGTGTGGGGATGGGTAGTAGATTTTGAAACTACCGTGAGGTCATtactatatatgtaaatatatatacggACACTTACACCTACTTAAAGAAAAAGGCCTTTTTTCCTGCTTCTGTTTAAATGGTTTAAAAACTCCAGAAAATAAAGTCAATCTGAAAGGGTTAAAATTGTAAATAGACCATAGTTGTCTACACCAGCCCAAAGACTACCCCAAAACACCCTTCATATCATTTAGAGACTCTCGCAAGGGTGTACAGAAAATTAATACATTGGTAGGTACTGAAGGGGAAGACATGGAGGTGAATGGATACAGGGATTTTCTGAAGACAAATGAAGGAGTTACCTGGAGAACAAGCAGACTAGAAGGATGCTAACTGGATAAGTAACTGCAACTACCACAACTCCCACTCTGTGTCTGCAGGCAGGGTCAGAGGGTTTTAATGACATTATCTAATGAAAAATACAGTGGGGGAAACTCAATGAGGTGAAGTGTCTTGTTCAAGTTCCAGATGAGTCAGTGAAGAGCTGGCAATAAAGCccaggtttcctgcccaaaatctgATGTTTCGCCCCAGACTGAATGGACTTGCATACATTATATTTGCTTTGGTTGGCACACCCGGGCTGAATAATTCCTCTTAGGCAACTACTGCTATAGATTCCTCTCCTCGATCCAAGCCATTACCTTTGTGTGTTGTCCACGATCGACCCATTTTGGGGTTCTCTCACTTTGCTTTTCAATCAACTCTTTTCAGAAAGGTTTAAATTGGCTTTTGCAAGAACTCAGACAACAAGCTAGAAATTTTCCTGAAGAATGCTACATTTTCCTTGGGAAATGGCAAGAGATAAGAGATTAGATCATCACTTCAAATTGGTtttgatctgattttttttttcaatggtgacATGCTCAATTTCCTCCTCCACGGGTTATTGGCCAATTTACAGATATCTATTACATTCTCTAGGTGAAATAGTTCAAGGAAGCATGGTTGAATTTATTACTCCTTTGACAATAAAGTATGCATTTTGGTAAAAAGGCCTTATTTCGAAAGTgcatgctgcttccattcataGGTATTATAtgggccgggaggggagggaggaaaagcctCATGTTATTCCCTAACAAGTGAAGGCGATCAGATGACGTCTCCAGTGATCCTCTCTTGCCAGTGGGTGTCTACTCATCAAGTTGTCAGTGACTGAATGTTCTTGAGCATTTCATCAAAGGCTTCAGGAGACGGGGGCTCAGCATTCTGGAAGGTGGCCTTGATCCTGCTGTAAAGGCTGAAAGATTTCAGTTCCAGCCAGATGAATCCAAAACGATCTTCATCGAAGAGGATGAAGATACCTGGGGTTCGCTCGGGACTGGTGAAGCCATGTCCGGCTATGAGGCCTGTGCCGTAGAAACTGTAGAGGAAAAAAGattagggagagaggggagaaaaagagagagaaagagagataagtAATAACAGGAAAGGAAGTATTTAAGAACAAGTTATTCGCTCCTTGGCAAACGTGAGGCCTGAACTGGAGGTACATTGGggaagcaagcgtggctcagtggaaagagcacgggctttggagtcaaggtcacgggttcaaatcccggctccgccacttgtcagctgtgtgaccttaggcaagtcacttaacttctctgggcctcagttccctcatctgtaaaatggggatgaagactgtgagccccatgtggggcaatctgattaccttgtatctaccgcagcacttagaacagtgcttggcacatagtaagcgcttaacaaataccaacattattatcacatTCCAGACACACTTCCATGGGGCACAAAAATTCAACTTGAGACTTAGCTGGAGGCCCAGTTCAACTACCTTTAATACTACCTGATAAAAGTCGGAGAACCCCCTCCTCACCCAACAGAGGACAGAGTGAATCCACAGACCGTAAGTTCAGAGGTTAATGGACGTGGCAGTCTGGATCCCAATTGTGCCAACTCCTCTATCTATAAATCTCTAAAAATGGAACAAGGTCGTGGTCTCCTTGGGTCTACCCTGGTACACAAAGTACATGCATTGGGGCAGGTGGGCAAGGGAAACAGAGGGTGCAcagcccacatttccttctgTGCTCAGGCATGAGAATCTCTGGGCATCTCTGTATCAGCCTCTATTACCACCTCAGCAGCTCTGGACACTGGGTAGGGGGTGCCTTTTGGCTTGACCTACCCTTCCTTCCCAGGTCATAatacttctccctctgcctccatggccACCGGAATTGTTGCCCCGTTTCTTGACGCGCCCCGTCACTCCCTCCCAGGCCCTCTGGTTCAGCCACAGTCAGTCATGGCTGCAAGTGTGTTAGGTGTTTTGGAAGATGGTTAAAGGATCTATGACAAATAGAGACCTGCACTCTGTCATCCCTGGCAAACTTGAGAAGAGACTGATCTagtctcttagtacagtactctgcacatagtaagcactcaaataccactgattgattgcactgtACAAGGAAGTTTAGAAAAACCTGGGCAATTTTCAGGAACGCTCCCCTAAGAAATGCCAGCCCATGAGAAAAATCCCAGAAAACTTGAAACTCCAGGAAAATTTCTGCAAAGTCGGGTCATTCCCTCCACCTCTTCAGCCGAGCTCATCCTTAGCCAGAGTGCACAGTGCCACTCCTGGGAGACAAATGGTCACTGACCCATGGTGGTACACAGAGAAGGATGAACTACTCTTTCCCATGATGGGGCTGAGGCGAAGGACTTCTTGCCTGAAGAATAACCTGGTGAAAAGTCTGATAAttatgagctctgcacacatgtcAAAGATGGCTGACCACACTGCCTAGGGAAGTGCAAATAAAGCAAGAATCTCACTGTGACAGGACTTTGTGGAGGCAAGTAATTTCTATGGAATTGTATTTTATGCCAGAATTTTTCCAAAGCCTCAGCTACAGTGAAAGCTTTTCCCAAGGATTCTGCCTCTGCTCCTTCCTGGGGAAAAAAACTCCCTTTTCCCATCCAGGAACCACAATGGGGACCACACTAAAATTACGGTAGAGGTAGCAAAAGATGCATCAGAGGCTGCTGACTACAGCAAAAAAAGGGCCCATATTACTTGTAGCTCCTAGCCAATGTTCTAGTCTCTAAGTCATTAAAACCCAACAGTTATATGGTAATAATGCGATGGAACTAGGCATCCCAATCAGGCACCACAATGGGGACCACACTAAAATTACGGTAGAGGTAGCAAAAGATGCATCAGAGGCTGCTGAATACAGCAAAAAAGGGGACCACATTACCTGTAGCTCCTAGCCAATGTTCTAGCCTCTAAGTCATTAAAACCCAACAGTTATATGGTAATAATACGATGGAACTAGGctctcaaaataaataaaataggaatTTTAAAAATAGGGTGCTATTCACTACTAAAATAACTGGGAAAGTCGGCAAGCAGTAAGGAGTGATCAAAAGCAAGGCGGCTAAGGGTGTGTGGAAGACTCTGGCTATGGTTTTATTTAAAATAGTACCTTTCCTCTGCCAAGCCCACACTGTTTGACACAAACTAACTGATATTTTCAACAGCCTGGGAAGCTGTTGGGTTCAGGGCTGGTTGGATCATCCTCTGCTATCACAGGAGCAACCTCAGTCATACAGTGATTTGAACGTAGCAGTTGGGGAAAAATGCTGGCTATGAGCAAGGCCTGAAGAGAGACTGAAAAAGAAACAATCCCACAGAGGGGAAACATTTTAGAAGCCTGCACCAGAAGAAAGTGGCTGAGAGTGGATGGTTTGCATGCACTCTTAGCGACTTGGAGGGCATCCAAGATGCATCACTCCAAGTCTGGGAACACTGGCTACACAGCTGCAATAGGAAGCACTGATTTCATCTCTTTCTCCAAAACTGCTTAAATGTAAAACTATCAATCgatgtaatttattgagtgcttactgggtgcagagcactgtactaagcacttgagaaagtacaaatgccattacaacAGAGTACAAAACTAAAAGAGATATATAAGAatgtttagtaaagtgtctgctttaacagacaccataaaaaataaatcggAGCCCTAATCGTTTGGTTATTCACCAGTGCACTTGCCCACTTGGGACTGGACACTCAAATTATAGATTTATGCAGGAAGGCCAGTAAAAAGAGGTGCCAAGGAAGGTTGAGAGGTTAAGGAAGAACTGAATGGATGTCATTTGAGGACGACCCAACAAAACAATCATCAGTGTAGCTACATTGCTCTTGCAGGGTGTTAAGCTCAGACCAATGTGGGGGTGGTCCAAGTTTCAGAGGCATCAACTGTCTTCAtctcaatataatcaatcaatcaatcagtcgtatttattgagcgctttctgtgtgcagagcactgtactaagcgcttgggaagtacaagttggcaacatatagagacagtccctacccaacagtgggttcacagtctaaaagggggagacagagaacaagaccatactaacaaaataaaacataaaatataacagaagaaAATAGTACAGAAAATACAGCACCCATGCTACTCAATATAGTGGGAATCTCAGAGGATTGTGGCTCAAAAGGAAAAATGTAGCTGAACCACCACTGGCTAAAAAGCCTTCAAGATCCCAGAGCCAAGCGTATCACCCTAACTGAGCACTAACAGGTCGCTAATCATTCCAAAAGAGTCTTCCCTTATTGACTGATCGACTGGTTACTACATCTGACAACCTGGGTTTGATTAGTGTGAGCCGATTCCTAACACCCTTCCTCCCTATCCCGCAGCTGTCCTCGGGTTCTTACCACATCCTGCAGGTTCGAGGATAGTCTTCGTTTCTGGAGATCACTCCAACGGGCAGCACGAAGGGTTGCCCAGCTTCAGACTGTCCTGGTTCTTTAGCTGCGGCTCCTCCTTCGGTTTCTGCCCTGTTCTCGGCTCCGCTGCCCTCGGCACCCCGGGCCGGAGGTTCGGGTCTCTGATGGGATGGCCCCGGCTGGGGCTCGCGGGAATTCTGCCGAGGCCGGCCCTGTTCTGCCCCCTGCCCGTCCCGCTGCTGCTCCTGCCGCACCTGTTCCCGCACCTCCAGGATGATTCGCGACAGCTCGTTGAAATTCCGCAGGTTCTCCACGTCGGGCAGTTGGATGCGATGCATGAGATCAATCTCCACCGTCTGCTGCCCCGCCGGGATATTAGGATCTCCCTAAGGATGATGCAGCAATTGGCGGGAAATGGATTTCAAAGAGAAACCGGAGACAACATGCCTGCTAGAAGGCTTTCCCTAATTCCTTATTCAAGTAGGCCTCtgctgaccctctagactgtgagcttgttgtgggcaaggaatgtacctgttataccgttatactgtactctcccaagcgtttagaacagtgcactgcacacagtaagcgctcaataaatacaaccgactctACTGCATGTGGTTTGTACACTGTGTCCTCCTTGCATATTTAAACAATTCTGCAATTGTGGAATAAATCCTTAGGAGCCATTTAAACCTTCGAGTTTGCACTATAAGCAGACTGATTTCTGAAGGCACTCTTTAGGTGACGTGAATCGGTAGCAGCTCGAGAGAAGAAATTGGAAAAATCGAGCAATGTGATCGTGAACCGCTAGGTCGATTCCTCTTCCCTCAGCATCTGAGAATCACTTTGTGCAAGGCCTAAGAATATGCTAGGTGATTAGTATAATTGGCAGATTATGAAGGAGTATTGAATAACCCATTAGGATCTCTCCCCTGCACCAGGAGGCAGCAGTGCATTGAAAAACCACAGATCCACTTTTGCTCCCTATTTATAGGGTGATTTAAGGGCAGATATATCCCTGGAAGCACGAGACTACAAAAGTTGACCTCTCAACAACCTTTCCAGTCCTCTAAGAATCTACTGCAGCAAAGATATATAAATATGGAGCAGCCAACTGTTAGGTCAtagtaagccccattttccatgtACCTCAGGGAAAGATCTGTCACAAACCCGCAACTTTCCCTCGGCCATTTCACGTGAATTCTTGCTACCCTTTGTCTACCACTGTACAGTCTTAGTAAAAAGTAAGCCGTGTAACTTCTGAAAAGTTAGAAAATTGTTAATGGtctttctctgtgcccctgtgcactactactagtaatacagTATTCCCCAAGGACCCACTgagggcaaggcactgtactcggTGATTGAAACGGTCCACAaaagggagtgacatgtcctccacctacaaagagcttacagtgtggcctaatggtaacAGCATGAGCcgggggagtcaaaggacctggactccaattccagctctgccacttctcggcagtgagaccttgggcactgcttaacttctctgtgcctcggtttccttatctgtaaaatgaggattcagtgcctattcttCCTACTCAGTCtattagtcccatgtgggtcaggaactgtgtccaacctgattatcgatcaatcatatttattgagcgcttactgcgtgcagagcattgtatggagagcttgggaaagtacagttcaacagagttggtagatgtattccctgcccacagtgagcttactgtccagagagggaaacagacattaatgtaaagaaataaattatggacctgtacgtaagtgctgtggggctgagggaggggtgaataaagggctatgaagaagggagtgggagaagaggaaataagggtttaatcagggaaggcttcttagaggagatgtaccttcaataaggctttgatggtggggaaagtgattgtcaaatatgaagagtgagggacagtggcaggatgtggtcaagaggCTGGTggttagatagatgagatcaaggtacagagagaagtAGGTTGGCaaaattaataacaacaataataataatagtggtatttgttatgcacttactatgtgccaggcactgtactaacctctgaggtatatacaagcaaaGTGGGGTTTTTtctaaatagtatttattttatttaatggtacttaacacgcttactatgtaccagtcattATGTACTATGTAACAGACACTTAGTGCTGAGGTatctacaagataatgaggtgtcccacacggggctcagtcttaatcgctgttttacagatgagggactgaggcacagagaagtgagaggacttgcccagggtcaaagagacgagtggaggagctgggattagaacccgggttcttccaactcccagacctgtgttcaatctactaggccacactacaaagtgtgcaggctgagttaaataataataataataataatgatggcatttattaagcgcttactatgtgcaaagcactgttctaagcgctggggaggttacaaggtgatcaggttgtcccacggggggctcacagtcttaatccccattttacagatgaggtcactgaggcccagagaagttaagtgacttgcccaaagtcacacagctgacaattggcagagctgggatttgaacccatgaacctctgactccaaagcccgtgctctttcctactgagccacgctaaggtaggaaggggcaagatgactgaatgctttaaagcccgtACGGggattctatttgatgtggaggtggaagggcattcactgtaggttcttgaggagcagggaaacatggactcaaggtttttgtagaaaaatgattcaggcagttaaagcatggactggagaggggaaagacaggaagcaagaaggtcagcaaggaaggctgatatggtaatcgaGGCAGAATAAGAAAAGTATTCAAAATAAcatagtagcagcttggatggagaggaaggggcagatggtatgatgttgtgaaggttgaaccgacaggctCTGGTCGCAGACTGAATATCAGCGTTCATttaaagatgagtcaaggataactccatggttatgggcttgtgagacatgtcggatggtggtgctgtctacagtgatggaaaattcagggggaggacagggaaaatTAGTTCTGTTCTGGATGTTAGGTTTGagatgtcggcaggacatccaaatataaatgtcttgaaagcaggaggaaatattagACTGCAGAAAAGAGAGATCAGGCTGGAGATAtagttttgggaatcatccgttTACAGATGGTAGTTGTCTCTACTCCtaggcttagtacaattcttggcaaaTAGTCagctttcaacaaataccaccactattattagtataccTTAACAGGAGACTAAGGTTGATGCCTGTAATATAACCAAAagaaagttgattttttttttcctcttccttaggTGACACAACAATCTGGATGCTGACAGATGATCAACATCTAGATAGAAACCCATCAGGGAGAATGCTTGACCACttgacagcatggcttagtggaaagagcacaggcttgggttctaatcccgactccaccacttgtccgctgtgtgaccttgggcaaatcacgtaatttctctgtgcctcagttacctcatctgtaaaatggggattaagactgtgagcccctcatggggcaacctgatgaacttgtatctgccccagcgcttagaacagtgcttggcacacaggaagcacttaacaaataccattattattattagtgactcgGAAGAGTCCATCAGGAGCAAAATTTCTGTCACTCATAAACGTAAACTGTCCCACCTGGAGGACATTTTCAGGAACTAGACCCAATAACAGATCCCAGAAAAGAGGAAAGACAGGAAGCCCAGCAATGTTTCTGGCATTCTGACATTGTTTAACTCTAGTAAGGGTTAAGTTGCAAGAAAGGAAAGGTTACGTCTAGTACTATATTTTCTTTCACAAATTTAATCACCCTTCTAAAGAATAACTGTGAATCTATAAAATGCTACACCCCAGACTATAACAATTTGGCTCAACATACTCAGCAGCATTACCTCAGTAGCCTAACTACATTTCATGGGGGTACTGAGCCCAAGGGTAGGATGGAATAGGATGGATGTGGCCAGTCTGTTTCCTCTAAGACACTTACGTTAGGCATTGGAAACTGGTGCACACAGGGAGTGTGTTGTAAATAGGGGAGGCTACCACCACCCAGGAGAGATTCTCTGCTGGAAGAAAGTTTGCTTCAGCGGCAAATACAGGAATTTTGAAGGGAAATTATTCTTTCGCTCCACCCCCACACACCGTCCTTAAGGATGTTAAGTAATGCTCACACAGGAATAAGAGATAGGAGAATTTGTTTCCCAGTGGGAAGGTAGAATTCAATTAGCAAGCAATCTCTGAGACTATAGTAAGAATAATTCTTCCTCGAGATGGTGCCCCCATGACTAACTGCTTTCTAGAACCAGGGCTACCTTTCTGACACCCATTCAACCTATTCTTTGAACACACAGTTCTAACCCATGTTTTCAATTTGTGTTTTGACCAGAATGTGACTAGGGAACtaaggaatgttcttccaactACGCAAACATACACGGGTCGTCGGAATAACAGGGGAGTACCACAGGGCAAGTTTACTTTATGCGAGAACATAGCCCTCACAGTATAGGAGAACAAGGTGTACTTGCACAGATATctgcattttatatatatatccaaGCAGATAAATCTGAGCACAAATGGGCTCAGATCAACAACTCCCTTATGCCTGACCAAAGAAAGAAAACATAGCTAATCATTCAAAAAGGAGCCAAGAATGACACAAGAGTCAGCCCAGCCAAGACAGTGATGATGTTGACACACTTACGGTTATTTTAGTCCCCTTTGCACATTTGCCATGGAAGCTGAGCATGACAATCTCCAAGCCGTGACTCCCATAAGTTCCCTTGAAGAGACCTGGCCTTATGAGGTCATCAGGGTTactaggagggaggaagatgcgCCGATATGTCAGGCAGTTACtgaaaaagaggcagagagatcacACCAATCAGATCAAGAGGATCAGAGCAAAGTAGAGAACATGAGAAAAACCTCAAAAACTATCGTCTCCTTTCCGTCAGTGCCCGGACAAAACGAGGCTTAATTGTTGGCTTAGAAAAGTGAAATAGTACAATTACATAGCACACGAGTTTTTCAACTTGAGGTTTGCCAAAAAAGAGGTCCAGCACTTCAGACAGTACCTCATCAATATGAACTAGTCCTTTTAAATGAAGTGCTCATCATGCAATGGTTCTACATGTTGCTGATCTAAGAAATGAATATTCCAGCCCCAAATATTTACTGGGGAAGTGAAAGAAAGGCTGCCTAGAATTTACAATTGGTTCGTTAAACCTCCTTTCCTGATTAGGGGGCTAAAATTCATTATCAATAGTGAATATCTGGAAATCACTGGTCAATAAAGATGAATCTtctattgttatttttttttcaatttagagATCGGGAAAATGCTGGAGAtgaaaagttagggagaggaaggggctatcAGAGGCTGGAGGGGAAATGGTATATTCATAGCAAGAAAAGACTGAAGGAAGGCAGGGGTTAGCCAGGAGGACTAAGGTTAGAAAATGAAGAGATCAATTATTGGTGCTAGAACTATGAGAATGGTGGAAAAAACCCCAATGTAGGCTAgatttggttttgggttttttttttttatgtgacaGGATGTCACACTTTTTGCATTATATAATTAACTTTCTAATCTGATGCTTATCATTAGATTGAGATTAAGATCAGGCCACATCACAGGGGCTCTTACCTAACCCTGTCCTGTTCATGAAAAGGAGAATTTGCCCCAACTTTATGTAGTTATTTATATGTGGTTCTTTTTCTCATCAGGTTGCAATTAAGAAAGCCAGGGCATTTTAGGTCATATTAGCTCCAGTCAGCTGGGATATAGGGCAAAGTGCCCAAGATATTTAAAACTGGGAAATAAATCTGTGCCGATATGAAAAAGGACTTCCCAAActgcagagaagcggtgtggctcaatggaaagagcacgggctttggagtcagaggtcatgggttcaaatcccggctccaccaattgtcagctgtgtgacttggggcaagtcacttcacttctctgggcctcagttccctcatctgtaaaatggggattaagactgtgagccccccgtgggacaaccgcatcaccttgtcacctccccagtgcttagaacagtgctttgcacatagtaagcgcttaataaaatgccattattattattattattataaactatacACTCCAAAGATCTCCTCTTATATTTCCTTTCTATTCCTTTACTTCCCCAGCAACTTGTATCAAGCTCTCccattatattctcccatttcctctatacgtaatttttttttaaatgtattcattgtaatgtctgtctccccctctggactgcaagctctctgGGGGTATGCTTAGCAACTCtactacactgtactttcccaggggctcagcacacaataaactttaagtaaatattactgattgactgactgattgctctgcatacattaggtGTTCTTTTGATGTGGCCAACAGTAAAGGACTAGGCCAAAGAGTCCCCATTTGGATGGTCACCTGTAGTGTAAAGAACCAGGTGGTATTTCCAGCACTGAACCTTGCCCACAGATTTTTGAGACCACTGAAGATAAACTAAGAAGAGGAGTTAATCATGAATGCTGGGTGGAACCAGCTTGGACCCAGCTAAACTGTAGTTTGGTCAGTCCCTCAATCATCCTGGCAAAGGTTCACTCTCTTCCCATGTACCATTTTTGGAATCTCTGAAGCTTCTTTCCCAGGCCCCACTGGGTCAGGACTACAAAGTCTAGTCGTGCTCCTTAGGCCTGATTTGTGCAGAGTTCCAGCAGGAGAGAGGGGCCCCCTCAGAGTTGCCCAGCCTCCATTCCCTTGTCGACACGAAAGCCGCAAAATCCAGCCTCAGAGGAAAGAACTACCACTACCATCACTCTGCTGGGAAGTGCAGAGGCGTGTCAGAGGCATTCTAATCAGGAAAGACAGGGGAATACTGAACCACGGAAATGCCCTGCTCAACTTCTTTCCTTCACACGCCTCTTCCTCATTTCACAGAGAACATCCAACTGTGACACTAAACAGACTGCACATGGTCACTTCAATTTCTCCCCGACACCTCTTCTATTTCCCACTATAATTCAGACAGGCAGTAGTGGAGGATATTTATGTTCTCTGTAGCCCAAATTATAATGGGTTTACACTCTGCCTATTTGAACATCATGTGGTatctggaagtgaagtgacactttAAAACTAAATTCAGCTCCAATAGAGCTTCCTTGAAAATAGCATTTGCCTTCTTCCAAGGCTTCGATGCCTTCTGAATAGGAAAGGAAATCGATTTTATTCATTAACTACTTGTGTGCTTCCATGGTGGAAGAAGAGTTGCAACAAGGTGAAGGGGATGTTGTGTTTTGGGCACGTATTTACAAGATGGCAACAGCTTTTTAAATCTTGAAAAAATAGCCATGTAGACTGATCCTTAAGAGATAAAAAAGAGAGTTAATAGAACAGCTCAATCAGAGTAAGAAGGCACACCAAATTAGACCACCCTGTACCCACGCAGGAT
It contains:
- the FBXO31 gene encoding F-box only protein 31 isoform X1; the encoded protein is MVFVKIYGNWRSRVSPVEMSMPSVDGLFIIGWMYLPPHDPHVDDPMRFKPLFRIHLMERKSATVECMYGHKGPHNGHIQIVKKDEFSTKCNQTDHHRMSGGRQEEFRTWLREEWGRTLEDIFHEHMQELILMKFIYTSQYDNCLTYRRIFLPPSNPDDLIRPGLFKGTYGSHGLEIVMLSFHGKCAKGTKITGDPNIPAGQQTVEIDLMHRIQLPDVENLRNFNELSRIILEVREQVRQEQQRDGQGAEQGRPRQNSREPQPGPSHQRPEPPARGAEGSGAENRAETEGGAAAKEPGQSEAGQPFVLPVGVISRNEDYPRTCRMCFYGTGLIAGHGFTSPERTPGIFILFDEDRFGFIWLELKSFSLYSRIKATFQNAEPPSPEAFDEMLKNIQSLTT
- the FBXO31 gene encoding F-box only protein 31 isoform X2, coding for MYLPPHDPHVDDPMRFKPLFRIHLMERKSATVECMYGHKGPHNGHIQIVKKDEFSTKCNQTDHHRMSGGRQEEFRTWLREEWGRTLEDIFHEHMQELILMKFIYTSQYDNCLTYRRIFLPPSNPDDLIRPGLFKGTYGSHGLEIVMLSFHGKCAKGTKITGDPNIPAGQQTVEIDLMHRIQLPDVENLRNFNELSRIILEVREQVRQEQQRDGQGAEQGRPRQNSREPQPGPSHQRPEPPARGAEGSGAENRAETEGGAAAKEPGQSEAGQPFVLPVGVISRNEDYPRTCRMCFYGTGLIAGHGFTSPERTPGIFILFDEDRFGFIWLELKSFSLYSRIKATFQNAEPPSPEAFDEMLKNIQSLTT